The Anaerolineae bacterium region CTGAGCTGATTACATGTTCTCAGCTATTGAAACTATCCTGTCCCCCAGCAGATTAACATAGCTGGCCATTTCATTATCATACCATCCATATATAACAGCCTGAGTTACCGGTATTTTGACGACCGTGTTTTTTAGCGAAGATATGATATCTTTTTCCAGTTCCGGCGCATTTTTTAGATCTATTGTCACATTTGCCGTGCGGGTATGTGTTTCATGGCCCTCAATAACGGTCGCAACCAGGGGCATGCCGATTATATCCCCGGAAACATTCTGCTTATCCGTATAATAGAGATATCCCCTTGGATCATCTGATGCAGCCTGCCTGTATATATTGTTGATTAATTCCCTCCTTATCGATTTGCCGGACAATTCCTCATGGAGATTAAGAACAAGAATGATAAGGGAGCCTGTATTGGTGGGTATTCTAACCGACTCCGCAATTAATCCTATCTGCTCCATTTCAGGCATAACAAGCCTGAGTGTATTGACGGCGCCGGTTGTGGTAAGGATAATGTTATTCATTACGCTTCTGTTTTTTCTCAGATCAATTGATCCTGTTTTCGGCAGCCTGTCAAGGACCTGCTGTGAACCGGTGGCCGCGTGTACACTAGCCATTGAGGCTGAGAGTATCTTGTTGGCGCCGAAATAATTGAGAAGAGGTTTTATCATATGGGCAAGGCATGTAGTAGTACAGGATGCATTTGATACAATCTTATGGCGCCTT contains the following coding sequences:
- a CDS encoding glyceraldehyde 3-phosphate dehydrogenase NAD-binding domain-containing protein, with the translated sequence MYEDKGLKLGINGFGRIGKLTLWHNIGRKYFNEIVVNVGRKVGTSLEDIAHYVERDSTYGLFHVYLYGYKAKPFIENLDEKSGLMIIDGIKVKFLRTARNPGEINWREHGVKLVVDTTGQFIDPTLPPEHPKGSVRGHIESGAERVIVSAPFNIEDKGLAMPEDAVTTVMGINDDDYDPRRHKIVSNASCTTTCLAHMIKPLLNYFGANKILSASMASVHAATGSQQVLDRLPKTGSIDLRKNRSVMNNIILTTTGAVNTLRLVMPEMEQIGLIAESVRIPTNTGSLIILVLNLHEELSGKSIRRELINNIYRQAASDDPRGYLYYTDKQNVSGDIIGMPLVATVIEGHETHTRTANVTIDLKNAPELEKDIISSLKNTVVKIPVTQAVIYGWYDNEMASYVNLLGDRIVSIAENM